A portion of the Eretmochelys imbricata isolate rEreImb1 chromosome 27, rEreImb1.hap1, whole genome shotgun sequence genome contains these proteins:
- the FZD2 gene encoding frizzled-2, with amino-acid sequence MRPSSVLHRLASLLLWLNVLGRGRGQFHGEKGISIPDHGFCQPISIPLCTDIAYNQTIMPNLLGHTNQEDAGLEVHQFYPLVKVQCSPELKFFLCSMYAPVCTVLEQAIPPCRSICERARQGCEALMNKFGFQWPERLRCENFPRHGAEQICVGQNHSEDGGSPALLTSPAPPPGQGTPGAPRYATPEHPFHCPRALQVPGYLNYKFLGEKDCAAPCEPARGDGHMFFSQEEVRFARLWILVWSVLCCASTFFTVTTYLVDMQRFRYPERPIIFLSGCYTMVSVAYIAGFVLQERAVCNERFQEDGYRTVVQGTKKEGCTILFMMLYFFGMASSIWWVILSLTWFLAAGMKWGHEAIEANSQYFHLAAWAVPAVKTIAILALGQVDGDLLSGVCFVGLHGLDPLRGFVLAPLFVYLFIGTSFLLAGFVSLFRIRTIMKHGGTKTEKLERLMVRIGVFSVLYTVPATIVIACYFYEQAFRERWERSWVSQRCKSLAIPCPLRQAPRVGPDFTVYMIKYLMTLIVGITSGFWIWSGKTLHSWRKFYTRLAHSRHGETTV; translated from the coding sequence ATGCGCCCGTCCAGCGTCCTGCACCGCCTGGCCTCGCTGCTGCTGTGGCTGAACGTgctgggccggggccggggccagttCCACGGCGAGAAGGGCATCTCCATCCCGGACCACGGCTTCTGCCAGCCCATCTCCATCCCGCTCTGCACCGACATCGCCTACAACCAGACCATCATGCCCAACCTGCTGGGCCACACCAACCAGGAGGACGCGGGGCTGGAGGTGCACCAGTTCTACCCGCTGGTCAAGGTGCAGTGCTCGCCCGAGCTCAAGTTCTTCCTGTGCTCCATGTACGCGCCGGTGTGCACGGTGCTGGAGCAGGCCATCCCGCCCTGCCGCTCCATCTGCGAGCGGGCGCGCCAGGGCTGCGAGGCGCTCATGAACAAGTTCGGCTTCCAGTGGCCCGAGCGCCTGCGCTGCGAGAACTTCCCCCGCCACGGGGCCGAGCAGATCTGCGTGGGGCAGAACCACTCGGAGGACGGCGGCTCCCCGGCGCTGCTCACCAGCCCGGCGCCGCCGCCCGGCCAGGGCACCCCGGGCGCGCCGCGCTACGCCACGCCCGAGCACCCGTTCCACTGCCCGCGGGCGCTGCAGGTGCCCGGCTACCTCAACTACAAGTTCCTGGGCGAGAAGGACTGCGCGGCGCCCTGCGAGCCGGCCCGCGGCGACGGGCACATGTTCttcagccaggaggaggtgcgcTTCGCCCGGCTCTGGATCCTGGTCTGGTCCGTGCTCTGCTGCGCCTCCACCTTCTTCACCGTCACCACCTACCTGGTGGACATGCAGCGGTTCCGCTACCCGGAGCGGCCCATCATCTTCCTCTCGGGCTGCTACACCATGGTGTCGGTGGCCTACATCGCCGGCTTCGTGCTGCAGGAGCGCGCGGTGTGCAACGAGCGGTTCCAGGAGGACGGGTACCGCACGGTGGTGCAGGGCACCAAGAAGGAGGGCTGCACCATCCTCTTCATGATGCTCTACTTCTTCGGCATGGCCAGCTCCATCTGGTGGGTCATCCTGTCCCTCACCTGGTTCCTGGCCGCCGGCATGAAGTGGGGCCACGAGGCCATCGAGGCCAACTCGCAGTACTTCCACCTGGCCGCCTGGGCCGTGCCGGCCGTCAAGACCATCGCCATCCTGGCGCTGGGGCAGGTGGACGGCGACCTGCTGAGCGGCGTCTGCTTCGTGGGGCTGCACGGCCTGGACCCGCTGCGCGGCTTCGTGCTGGCCCCGCTCTTCGTCTACCTCTTCATCGGCACCTCCTTCCTGCTGGCCGGCTTCGTCTCGCTCTTCCGCATCCGCACCATCATGAAGCACGGCGGCACCAAGACCGAGAAGCTGGAGCGGCTCATGGTGCGGATCGGGGTCTTCAGCGTCCTCTACACGGTGCCCGCCACCATCGTCATCGCCTGCTACTTCTACGAGCAGGCTTTCCGCGAGCGCTGGGAGCGCAGCTGGGTCAGCCAGCGCTGCAAGAGCCTGGCCATCCCCTGCCCGCTGCGCCAGGCGCCGCGCGTGGGCCCCGACTTCACCGTCTACATGATCAAGTACCTCATGACCCTCATCGTGGGCATCACCTCGGGCTTCTGGATCTGGTCCGGCAAGACGCTGCACTCCTGGCGCAAGTTCTACACCCGCCTGGCCCACAGCCGGCACGGCGAGACCACGGTGTGa